The Paraburkholderia largidicola DNA segment ACAAGCGCGCCTAGCTCGACGACTGGCTGCCGCTGCCGCTGTCGTTGTCAGGCGGGTCGAACATCGCCTGGCATTTCGGCGACAGCTTGTCGTAGTGCTGCTTCATGCACGCTTCGATCTTCTCCTTGTTGGGAATATGGATCGCGCAGAACTTGATCGCGTCGTGCTTGCAGGCCTTGGTCTGCTCGTCGCGCGTAGCGGCCGTTCCGACGTTCGCCGCCGCCACGCATGCGACCAGCAGAAGTAGCGGTTTGAGCTTCATTGCCGTGGGTCCATGTCGAGTTGAATGCACGGGTTGTCTGGACTGTCTTTGAGTAAAGCAGCCCGTCCACAAACGATCAAGCAAAAAACGAACCCAACGCGGCGCAGCGCACGCATGGCGATATCAGGCAAGCGCGATAATGACTGCGTGTGGCGCTTCGCCAAAGGGGAAGGCGGTGCGTGCGCCCCATGCTATGCTTTGCAGAGCCCACAACGGGAACGGTACAGCTATCCGCATTCGCACGGCCACAACAAATACATCATGGACTACCGGCATCTTCAGAAACGCAAAAGCCTGCATGCGCGGATCGTGCAGGAACTCGGCATCGAGATCGTAAGCGGCAGGCTGGCGCCAGGCGAACGCCTGCCCGCCGAGGCGACGCTGTGCGAAAAATACGGTGTCAGCCGTCCCGTGCTACGCGAAGCGACGCGCGTGCTGGTCGCCAAAGGGCTGGTCGTTTCGAAGCCGCGCGTGGGCAGCGTCGTGCGGCCGCGCGAAGAGTGGCACATGCTGGACCCTGACGTGCTCTACTGGACGCTCAACAGCATTCCCGAAGGTGAGTTCTTTCTGTCGCTGATGACGGTGCGCCGCATCATAGAACCCGCTGCGGCCGCGCTCGCGGCGACGGCGGCAACGGATGAAGACCTGGTGCGCATCGGCTCCGCGTATGACCGCATGGAGCATGCGCAAAGCGCCGGCGATCTGCTCGAGCCGGACCTCGAGTTTCACCGCGCGATCATGGCTGCGACGCACAACGACATGCTCGCGTATATCGGCAACATGATGTCGCTGGCGCTGTCGGAGTCGATCAAGCTGACCAGCCGCCATCCCGACACGCATGCGCTATCGCTGCCGCGCCATAAGGCGATCCTCACCGCGATCCAGAATCGCGATGCCTTGGCCGCGCGTCAGGCGAGCCTCGTGCAGCTCGAAAACGCCCGCGCCGACGCCGATAAGATTCTCGGCGTCGGAGCGCATACCCTGAGCTGATTCGCTACGCTACGTAGCGCGGCGCGTTCAGTGCGAATGCGCCGGCACTTCCGCGCCGCGACAACCCACCAGAAAGTCGAAATCGCAGCCCTGATCGGCCTGCAGCACATGGTCGATATAGAGGTTGCGATAGCCGCTCGCATCGGCGGGATTGCGCTGTTGCGACTCTTTCCATTCCGCGAGACGCGTGGTCATTTCCTTGTCGTCGATATCGACATGCAGGCGGCCCGCGTCGCAATCCAGCTCGATCCAGTCGCCGTCGCGCACCACCGCGAGCGGGCCGCCCGCGCGCGCTTCGGGCGCCACGTGCAGGACCACCGTGCCATACGCCGTGCCGCTCATGCGCGCATCCGACACGCGCACCATGTCCGTCACGCCCTGCGCGAGCAGCTTCGGCGGCAGACCCATGTTGCCGACTTCGGCCATGCCCGGATAACCCTTCGGCCCGCAGTTCTTCATCACGAGCACCGAGTCCGCCGTCACGTCGAGTTCGGGGTCGGCGATGCGCTTCTTGTAGTCGTCGAAGTTCTCGAACACCACGGCGCGGCCGCGATGCTTCAACAGCGCAGGCGTGGCCGCCGACGGCTTGAGCACCGCGCCATTGGGCGCGAGATTGCCGCGCAGCACGCACAGGCCGCCGTCTTCGCGCAGCGGCTTCTCCAGCGGCCGGATCACTTCGTCGTTATAGATCGGTGCGTCGATACTGTTTTCCCACAGCGTCTTGCCGTTCGCAGTGAGCGCGTCGGGATGCGGCAGCAGACCGGCTTCGCCGAGCCTGCGCAATACAGCGGGCAAGCCGCCCGCGTAGTAAAACTCTTCCATCAGGAAGCGGCCTGAAGGCTGGAGATCGACGAGCGTCGGCGTGCCGCGTCCAATACGCGTCCAGTCGTCCAGTTCGAGCTGCACGCCGATACGTCCGGCAATCGCCTTCAGATGGATCGCCGCGTTGGTCGATCCGCCAATTGCCGCATTCGCACGGATTGCGTTTTCGAACGCTTCGCGCGTGAGCAGCTTCGACAGCCGCACGTCCTGCAGCGCCATCTCGACGATGCGCATG contains these protein-coding regions:
- a CDS encoding FadR/GntR family transcriptional regulator; its protein translation is MDYRHLQKRKSLHARIVQELGIEIVSGRLAPGERLPAEATLCEKYGVSRPVLREATRVLVAKGLVVSKPRVGSVVRPREEWHMLDPDVLYWTLNSIPEGEFFLSLMTVRRIIEPAAAALAATAATDEDLVRIGSAYDRMEHAQSAGDLLEPDLEFHRAIMAATHNDMLAYIGNMMSLALSESIKLTSRHPDTHALSLPRHKAILTAIQNRDALAARQASLVQLENARADADKILGVGAHTLS
- a CDS encoding IlvD/Edd family dehydratase, producing MTDQPRKLRSAAWFGTADKNGFMYRSWMKNQGIPDHEFAGKPIIGICNTWSELTPCNAHFRKLAEHVKRGVYEAGGFPVEFPVFSNGESNLRPTAMFTRNLASMDVEESIRGNPIDAVVLLAGCDKTTPALLMGAASCDVPAIVVSGGPMLNGKHEGRDIGSGTVVWQLSEQVKAGKISIHEFMSAEAGMSRSAGTCNTMGTASTMACMAEALGVTLPHNAAIPAVDSRRYVLAHLSGMRIVEMALQDVRLSKLLTREAFENAIRANAAIGGSTNAAIHLKAIAGRIGVQLELDDWTRIGRGTPTLVDLQPSGRFLMEEFYYAGGLPAVLRRLGEAGLLPHPDALTANGKTLWENSIDAPIYNDEVIRPLEKPLREDGGLCVLRGNLAPNGAVLKPSAATPALLKHRGRAVVFENFDDYKKRIADPELDVTADSVLVMKNCGPKGYPGMAEVGNMGLPPKLLAQGVTDMVRVSDARMSGTAYGTVVLHVAPEARAGGPLAVVRDGDWIELDCDAGRLHVDIDDKEMTTRLAEWKESQQRNPADASGYRNLYIDHVLQADQGCDFDFLVGCRGAEVPAHSH